gggccggtgatgggttgatatgatgatgatgtgttttAGACTTAGTGCCGCTTAGGTTTCACATTCGTTCACCTTCATATAATACCTCGTGTAGGATTACATTAGAATAATGTTCCGTATTTACATAcgttataaaatgaaatttctaACGCGTGGCTGTAAGCACGACACATTATTAGTTCTACTACACGGAAATCCCAGCCGCATGTTTGTATTACATTTAATTCTCGTTACCAGACATTATTTGTTTATGTCATTCTCAAATCGACGGTGGATAACGAAATATTATagcacttttaatatttttgaaagtaaagttaactattttataatttaattttataatcacCAAAATAGCGACCTTCTAGCCTATTACGCTTCCTTCCGGATTCCACTCTAATGTACGGCAGATTTTTTGGTTCGGTGGTCGAAATAACTATGTAGTTTGTCTTGTCTGCTACTACTAGCCGATCTAAAGGAGAGGTACCCAGAAATTTTTATCCAGTTTAGCTAGAAATTCGGGAAAATTATCCTCAGAATATATAACAAATGCGTTTTACATACCTAGAGTTGGTGTTGGTTTCTTCACCTTCCGTGTCTCACAGCCATATGTATTGCAAAAGCTTAATGAAAAAATGATTTTCGAAAATGAAAACACAAAATGTACACATTgctttaatttaacaaaaaatgtttcatttatcACTAAGCATGCTACCTATTTTTAGTGAGAACATTTCTTAATTTCTTCCAAAACTCTTCCGATTGTTGTTCATCCCACGATAAATATATCTTCGTCTTTAATAGATACTTCAAAGTCGTAGTTAAATATTTACTCTCCACGTCACCCATTCTTATTAGCACTAATGGGTCGTAAGATGTGCCGTCCTCGAGGAACAGTCTATGATATTCAGCCAGCTGAGTTTCCCATCTGCACCATTGAGATTTTGCAAAATTGTTACTTATAACTAGAATTATATATCTACTTTCTTTTATACTAGCCAATATCGATTCTGATATAAAGGAACCTATTTCAAAATCTCTCTCGTAAATACACAGTTTTAAATAAGGCGGCGAGCACTCTATTCGACTAATCAGTTCAGTTACAAACTCCCTATCTTCATTACAATAGGACACAAACGCATCATATTTATGTCCGGCGTTTGGATCAGAAGGGGATTTAAGAGGTTTCCTTATGAACTTTCTACCTAAAGCCAATTTTGCTAAAAATAACCAATACCTTATATATAtcctatatttatatacaaacacTACTATTATGACTACAGTTACAAAAGTGACTATCGATGGCGCTGTCCATACTAAAAACATCACATTTGAGAACTTCTCGTACATCAGACAGCGAAAATTCTTGATCGACGAAAAGTACTCCGCAACTCTTCGATCCTCCCATACATCTGGACTACTGCATAAAAAGTTTGAATGCACAAAATAGTCAAAGAGGGCTTGCGAACCATTAATTTGCAACCACATTGAAGGTTTGTACATAGAGAAGCAATCgcaaataaatacattgttcATTAGGTCAATTTCAACAGTAGAATGTTCTTTATTTTCTAATAAGAACTTTATATCTTGCATCATACTTATCGTAAATTGTGAAATTTTATTGTCACCTAAATATAAACTACGAGGTCTGACGCCAGATGACAAAAATAAGGGTTTCCACCACGACATTATCAGATTATCTCTCAGATCCAACACTTGCAACAATTTCAAGGGTTTTAATAACTCTGGAGTTATGTAATAGAGTTCGTTATTAGTCAGTATCAGATGAGTTAAATTTGGCATCATTTCAAAGATGTTGTCGTCATCATAAAAATGCTTAATGCCACAGTTCCTAAGGATTAACATTTTCAATTCATTCAGTCCGTCAAATATTTCACTTGTTAGATTCTGATTAGCAGTTAGAGGATTATTAGCTAAATTCAGTACTTCAAGACGTATTAAAGGCTTAAAAGTTTTAGCtccgataaaaaatattgtgccATTTTCTAAGTTTAACATTCTTAGATTCTCTAAACCCACGAACGTGTAATCAAAAATAGATTTCATTCTATTAAAAGCCAAATTAAGAACCCTTAAGGATTTGCAGTCGAGGAAGGCTCCTCTGTCAATTTCATAGTACATAGGGTTAGAGTTAGTGCCCTTATTAGATGATAGATCTAGAAGTGTAAGCTGTTGATTTGATATATGCCTAAAATGGATACCAGGTAAATTGTTGCCACTTAGTAGCAGGATACGTAGACTTGGAAACTTTGATGGATCAAATGCTCTAGGTCTAATAAGTATCGCACTAATTCTTTGGAGATTTAAAACTTTGATATTGGGCATCCTGGGAAAGGTGTCATCggtaattatttcaaattgatTGTTCGATAGCGTTAATTTTTCTACGGTAGTATTTGCAATAATTTCCATGAGTCTTCTTGGAGGGTGTTTGCGGAAGCCCATGTCGGATAAGTCAAGCGTTGTAAGGTTCATGTTATGTctctttaaacttattaaaatattacttataattgatgaattgaAGTCATTCGCACCTATGCCTAACTCTTGCAGCATTTTCAAACTTAAAAAGCTATCTGGATGAATAAAGTCAAGACGACATAAGTTTACATAGAGTTTTGTAAGCGTTGTTCCTTCCATAGGCTTGAAAGCATTTTCAGAGATTGTTTCGAATGTATTTTCCGATATATCTAACATTTCGAGGGATGGCAACAGGTGTGGTTTTAATGCTGGAGTTAACAGTAAAATGTTAACGAACCCATTATTGACTAGACTCAATTCTTTAAGACTCTTCAACCCTGAGAACGTTCCTTCGAGGATAACATGAAGTTGAGTGTTGTAAGATATTGATAGTCGCTGTAGCGTCGTCAGGTTTCGGAATAGTCCAGGCTGCAAGTACTTCAGTTGGTGGTTAGCCTCTATTTTTAAAGATGTCAAGTAGTGCAACGAATCTAATTCACCAACTCGAATTTCTGGCAAAACTGTTGTTCTGACTACAAGCATATCGCTTGTTACTTTAATCTGAAAAGAAACGAATGAATAAAGTTTTTGTAACTATATACgaatagaaatacaaaacaatataaaaccagtctaaatgtaattataatttttgattggAGAAAACGAAGGGCCGGCAATAatatgagaataaaaaaaaagaaagatgatATCGTTAGGAAGAGCCTATAACAGCCCACTGTTAGCCTCAAAGCCCTTTCCCTTAATATAATTTCTGGCAAATTGTGGAATCGCCTCGATATAACTCGATATAACTATGATCTTGCGCTATTGAAAGGGCATGCAAATTCTTAAATAGCCTTTGAAGATAGCCTTGAGCCTATCAGAAGATACACGCATTGGTGTATCTTCTGATACtacagatgtttatgggcgacAGTTATTCCCAAATATCTGACCGTCCTTCTCGTCTGCCCGGTATTGATATCAAACACTATTTTAATGGCATAATTGTATACGAATGGAGTAATCTCCAGGTCTAGCCGTACTTGATCCATCAAGATTTTCGAAGGTTtctttgtatgtaataaaactTCATCGAGAAACTACTTCGTAGATCACACAAGAGCTAGAAAACGTACCTACGTAGTCCTAAAGATTTATTACCAGTGACGCAATCTATTTGTAATACGATAACTAGTAAGCCTTTGTATTtcttagataataatattagcgTTCCAGTAGATGGTAATAAATTCATTAGAATTCCCTTGTTTTGTTACAATGTTAAAATCGTTAAGAAATGCGTGTCATAAATTTAGTAATACACATTTCCTTAGTATTGCCTGTACTTTAGAAAAAACCAGTCGGAAATGTATTACATTCGGGATTATTTATGTTTCAGAAACGGTAACAAGTGTTTCGGTgtgattttaaagaaaaataatctatattcCTGTGGAAGGAGCTTCGTTCCGAATCTCGGTGATCGATTTATATACTtggaattaattttatattattgtacgtCATTTTCAATCCCATATGAAAATTgggattattaatatttcataggACATCAAAcgttttatctataaaaaaataacagccagttaggttaggttagttacgCTATGTAGGTTTTATTTCAGTCTCAGTTCTcagtacaaattttattttatttcttaggtACGGAACACAAAGTACGCAAATCTAACTTGCACTTCGTCAATGTTCTAAAACGAATGGATTTTGAAGgtatgtaattataaataaaatttctagaAAAATGAACCCCTAGAAACGTTCATCCCCTATTCTTAACCCTCATAGGTATCTCAGAATATGCTTAAAGAGGTaagtatcttttttatttacaaaatacaacTATTAGTTGTCTGCAGATTTCTATTTTTGGCTTTCTTTGTAACATATTTGCCCTGATAATAATTGTTCAACGAAATTCGGCAAGATTAGATCTGCCATTCTAGAATAGTTGTATAAAGACCAGCACGTATGCTGGTGGTAATTATTACAACAACATTATAAACCTTATGTTCACAACAGGGATTAAAGTATGTAAGAAATTTCCATCAGATACggttcacacaaacatgttgTCAGGCAACCAGCATAATCTTATTTTGATCGTTTAGAACTTTATAGAAGGTTATCAGCAGGAGGTTAGTTCTACGATCATTCGATTGATCGGATGGTTAGTTAGACCATTCTCATGAAGTGCTCTTGATGCTTTAATTTTTGACTCAAATTTTACTCCTTTTTAACCgacctacaaaaaaaatcttggttctcatttcggttgtatttttttatgtttgtttgctcagaactctgtcattcaTAAaccaatttcattttttttttgtttgagataCTTCCCTTGTAGTCCCATGTTAATCgggtcaagatctgttgaagggatcTTGGAGAAATTAGGggactcttcaaatattatcgGGACACATAGcgacttttgtattttttaaagtaacatgagcatttgctatcgaaGAGCACCATTGGAAACTGATGATGGGCGCCACGGATGGCCACCAGAAATACACAATAATATGTATTACACTGCTTgggcttcgattatggtatatagtaagtaagcaatttatgctcgtcacaataaaggagctgatggtgaagagccgggagaactcctcaagcattaaCCTACATTTTACTTaacaccgacttaaaaatgttgtagaaattattgatttcttggtttttatttgtatgtttgtcaaaactattttttttatataaataactattgtaaATACCTTAAGATTTTTGCACCAGATAGACAATCTACCACATTACATTTTTTCTCCACAAAACTTCGATTAAGTGAGCGTAAAGAGAAAAAAGGGAAtcaggatttttttaatgaagtcATTTTGTGACAGCGCAACTTAGCTTCCAACGGTACCAATTCAACTTCTCAACTAATAAcgtaacttaagtatataaaaatgacTGATTTTAGACCAATAAGCTTACATtaactgaaattataattaaaaatatactattcCTTTAAAAAACTGCATTGCAAATAGGATGGTATCCTTTGAGGTTCTTTggattattttataagtaataatttacacTTTTTATTGCATAGCTTTTAAAGTTCACCTTCGTAAGTTGTTAGTGTAAAG
The sequence above is a segment of the Pararge aegeria chromosome 17, ilParAegt1.1, whole genome shotgun sequence genome. Coding sequences within it:
- the LOC120631285 gene encoding toll-like receptor 2, translating into MWLALTLSLLFCFGHYGKGSLLEEYEELSRDILYPPEDHTAAALPVELGKDKTSGCICRSTKSRRVIVCFGNYECRRFPKIKVTSDMLVVRTTVLPEIRVGELDSLHYLTSLKIEANHQLKYLQPGLFRNLTTLQRLSISYNTQLHVILEGTFSGLKSLKELSLVNNGFVNILLLTPALKPHLLPSLEMLDISENTFETISENAFKPMEGTTLTKLYVNLCRLDFIHPDSFLSLKMLQELGIGANDFNSSIISNILISLKRHNMNLTTLDLSDMGFRKHPPRRLMEIIANTTVEKLTLSNNQFEIITDDTFPRMPNIKVLNLQRISAILIRPRAFDPSKFPSLRILLLSGNNLPGIHFRHISNQQLTLLDLSSNKGTNSNPMYYEIDRGAFLDCKSLRVLNLAFNRMKSIFDYTFVGLENLRMLNLENGTIFFIGAKTFKPLIRLEVLNLANNPLTANQNLTSEIFDGLNELKMLILRNCGIKHFYDDDNIFEMMPNLTHLILTNNELYYITPELLKPLKLLQVLDLRDNLIMSWWKPLFLSSGVRPRSLYLGDNKISQFTISMMQDIKFLLENKEHSTVEIDLMNNVFICDCFSMYKPSMWLQINGSQALFDYFVHSNFLCSSPDVWEDRRVAEYFSSIKNFRCLMYEKFSNVMFLVWTAPSIVTFVTVVIIVVFVYKYRIYIRYWLFLAKLALGRKFIRKPLKSPSDPNAGHKYDAFVSYCNEDREFVTELISRIECSPPYLKLCIYERDFEIGSFISESILASIKESRYIILVISNNFAKSQWCRWETQLAEYHRLFLEDGTSYDPLVLIRMGDVESKYLTTTLKYLLKTKIYLSWDEQQSEEFWKKLRNVLTKNR